GCACAGCTACCCATAGGTTGTGTAACAACGGAACCCGGCCCGACCGAGTGTCAGAACCGGGTCCTGGGCGTGTCACAGGCTTGTCACAGACAGGGCCGTGACGAGGGAATTTCTCAGGTCAGCGGCAGCCGGTAGAGGCCGCCCGAGAGCGGCTCCACCAGTCCGTCGGAGACGAGCCCGTCGAGCGCGCGGGCGCGCTGCACCGGCTCGTCCCACACCTGGTCCAGCGTCGTCTGCGGCACCGGTGCCACCGCCTCCCGCAACACCGCGAGCAGCTTGCCCCGCACCTGGCGGTCCGTACCGGCGTAGGTCTGGCCGCGGCGCGGCGGTCCCTCGTGCTCCGGCGAACCGGCCTGCCGCCAGGCGCACAGCGCGGCGATCGGGCAGCGTGCGCAGTCGGGGGTGCGGGCCGTGCAGACCAGCGCGCCCAGCTCCATCGTGGCGGCCGCCCAGCGTGCCGCGGTCGGCTCCTCCTGGGGCAGCAGGGCGCGGGCCAGCTTGCGCTCGGCGGCGGTGGTGGCGTTCGGCGGGTACTGCGTACCGCTGACCGCGCGCGCGAACACCCGGCGGACATTGGTGTCCAGGACCGGATGGCGCTGGCCGTACGCGAACGAGGCCACGGCCGCCGCCGTGTACTCACCCACCCCCGGCAGCGCCAGCAGCTGGGCGTGGTCGCGCGGTACGTCACCGCCGTGCCGCTCCCTTATGGCGGCTGCGGCGCCGTGCAGCCGCAGCGCCCGGCGCGGATAGCCCAGCCGGCCCCAGGCGCGGACCGCCTCACCGGGCGGTTCCGCGGCCAGGTCGGCCGGGCGCGGCCAGCGGGCGAGCCACTGCTCGTACACCGGCAGCACCCGGTTCACCGGGGTCTGCTGGAGCATGAACTCGCTCACC
This genomic interval from Streptomyces asiaticus contains the following:
- a CDS encoding A/G-specific adenine glycosylase; this encodes MTAISASAVPAAASSDPDGAALHRPVIDWFDAHARDLPWRRPEAGAWGVMVSEFMLQQTPVNRVLPVYEQWLARWPRPADLAAEPPGEAVRAWGRLGYPRRALRLHGAAAAIRERHGGDVPRDHAQLLALPGVGEYTAAAVASFAYGQRHPVLDTNVRRVFARAVSGTQYPPNATTAAERKLARALLPQEEPTAARWAAATMELGALVCTARTPDCARCPIAALCAWRQAGSPEHEGPPRRGQTYAGTDRQVRGKLLAVLREAVAPVPQTTLDQVWDEPVQRARALDGLVSDGLVEPLSGGLYRLPLT